A single genomic interval of Sulfurovum sp. TSL6 harbors:
- a CDS encoding C40 family peptidase, translating into MKKLYALLLALSLSTMTAAASTHTAKQMIKHTVKKGDTLSAIAHKHHTTISKVRKTNGLKKGDILRVGKVLKVPTNAYVPYTKTYEKPMKYVTKKGDTLSAIAHKHHTSVTKIRKANALRKSQILKIGKVLYLPQNKKTNTLAKAKKPASNKKLVASLSDLDTMSLEKEKKEEPKTFSFMDLFKSKSKKEDKDVDKCQRITSLAKTKLGKKYVWGASGNKNCYDCSSFTKFVYKNIGIDIPRTSIRQSKFGKFVKRSELKKGDLIFFDTSKKRKGYVNHVGIYLGDNKFIHASSAKKKVVITSLNKNFYSNRYKGARRPS; encoded by the coding sequence TTGAAGAAACTTTATGCGTTATTACTTGCCTTATCTCTCAGTACGATGACAGCTGCAGCATCGACACACACAGCCAAACAAATGATCAAACATACCGTTAAAAAAGGGGATACTCTTTCTGCTATCGCACATAAACATCATACAACCATTTCAAAAGTAAGAAAGACCAATGGACTTAAAAAAGGAGATATCCTGAGGGTAGGGAAGGTATTGAAGGTACCAACAAATGCATATGTGCCTTATACTAAAACGTACGAAAAACCGATGAAATATGTGACAAAAAAAGGGGATACTCTTTCTGCTATCGCACATAAACATCATACCTCTGTGACAAAAATAAGAAAAGCCAATGCATTGAGGAAAAGTCAAATACTTAAAATTGGGAAAGTATTATATCTCCCTCAAAATAAAAAGACGAATACGCTTGCGAAAGCAAAGAAACCAGCTTCAAACAAAAAGTTAGTTGCATCGCTTTCTGACCTGGATACAATGAGTTTAGAGAAAGAGAAGAAAGAAGAACCTAAAACGTTTTCTTTCATGGATCTTTTTAAGAGTAAGAGCAAGAAAGAAGATAAAGACGTTGATAAATGTCAGAGAATTACTTCATTGGCAAAAACAAAATTAGGAAAAAAATACGTATGGGGAGCAAGTGGTAATAAAAATTGTTATGACTGTTCTAGTTTTACAAAATTTGTCTACAAAAATATAGGTATCGATATCCCACGTACTTCAATCAGACAATCAAAATTTGGGAAATTTGTGAAAAGAAGTGAGTTGAAAAAGGGAGACCTTATCTTCTTTGATACTTCTAAAAAACGTAAAGGGTATGTGAACCATGTAGGGATTTATCTTGGGGATAATAAATTCATTCATGCTTCATCTGCAAAGAAAAAGGTTGTGATTACAAGTCTAAATAAGAACTTTTATAGCAACAGATATAAAGGAGCGAGACGTCCTTCTTAA